The nucleotide window GCTTGCAACACTCCAAAAACAGGGCTATGAATTTGTGACTGTTTCCGAACTGTTAGGAAAATAAATAAAAGGACCTGGCGAATGTTTCACCAGGTCCTTATTTTACAATGCTTTTAGTTGTAAAAAAGATAAATACTCATTTATTAAAATAGAGTCCGTTTCAAATAGTGGCAATGTCACAATGTCTGTACTTTGCGCAACCCCTAATGCTGCAATCGCAACGAAAAATAAGACACCAACTGCAATAAATGCTGACAGTATACGGTGTGCTCCTTGCATTTCCGGATTGGCCTGTTTTCTGTTTTTACGGCGTACAAGGCTGAAGAATCGGTTTTTGTTTTCAGGTAAATGAAGCACATGTTCACATGCCAAACAAAGGTATGCTGTATGATGGTCAATCGTTATCGGATTGATCTGAACTGAATTGTTTGTGCGGCCGCAGTTTTCACAGCGGCAACTATTATTATTTACCATAGAAAAACCTCTTTCATCCCTTTCATATCTAAATTATATCATGAATTTTTAGAAAATTCATTCTTTTAATACAAAAACGCACTTACTTAAAGTAAAGTGCGTTTGCTAGTTTATAAAGTTTTCACTAACTGTAAAAATTCTGTAAGTGATGTTACTTCATATGTCGGGACAATTTCTGGATTATGCGGTTTACTTTCACGGTTAATCCAAACGTTGCGCATACCGACACGAGACGAGCCTAAAATATCGGTCATTAAATTATCGCCGACCATAATGGCCTCATCTTTCGTAACCTGTGCTTTTTCCATTACAAACTCGAAAATTGAAGCATCCGGTTTACCTTTACCGAAATCACCTGAAATAATAACATGGTCAAAATACGGTACAATCTCCGGAGTAATCTCCAGCTTTAAATTTTGTAAACTTGGTGCACCGTTCGTTAATAGCACAAGCTCGTATTTCCCTTTTAATTCATCCAATACCGCAAATGTATCTTCATAGAAAAATGGTGCTTTTTTACGTTCTTCTACAAAACGCTCCCCAAGTTCTGCGCCTAATGTTGCATCTTCAATTCCAAGGGCCGCCAAACCATTTGTCCAAGCTTCAGCACGATAGGCAGGTACAATTTCTTTCATCTGCTGAAATTGCGGTGTCGGGTCATCAAATGTTCCCCAAAGACCTTCAAATGGGTTAATACCGATTAAGACCGTGTAGTCATATGTAGGATAACTTTCATAAAGACTGCGTGCTGCCGATCTTACTGCTTCTTCCAATTCCTGTGCATCGACGTTTTTTTGGGTCGCTGCATAATCACATGTCTTTTCAAATGCCGTTTTTACTGATTGTTGATCGAATAATAAAGTATCATCTAAATCGAAAATTATTGTTTTGATAGCCATTGTTACGCTCCTAAAATTAATATATGTACCCATACATTTTACCATACTAAAGCGTACAATTTCCGTTACTTTTTGATTTTTCTAAATTTTTGACAACAAATCTAATTAAGGAATAAAAGCCTGTTATTCCTTATTTCTTAATTGCTGTAACAGATTATTAACACGTGTTTTTTGATTTTCAGTTTCTTCTTTCAGTAACTCAATCTTATACTCAAAACCATCATCCAAAATATTTACTATATCGCCTTCTTTAAGCTCTGATGGAATTTCAGCATAATGGATCAGAAGTTGCTCCGTTTCTTCCGGGCGTTTTAAAAAAATCGCATAATCTCCATCAAATCGGTCCAGCGTGTATTTATTGTAGTTCACTTACAACTTCCCCTTTCGCATTGACTAATTGGGCTGCATCGCCGCTGTTTAGCCATATTTGTCTT belongs to Solibacillus sp. FSL W7-1436 and includes:
- a CDS encoding DNA polymerase III subunit delta translates to MVNNNSCRCENCGRTNNSVQINPITIDHHTAYLCLACEHVLHLPENKNRFFSLVRRKNRKQANPEMQGAHRILSAFIAVGVLFFVAIAALGVAQSTDIVTLPLFETDSILINEYLSFLQLKAL
- a CDS encoding HAD family hydrolase, with translation MAIKTIIFDLDDTLLFDQQSVKTAFEKTCDYAATQKNVDAQELEEAVRSAARSLYESYPTYDYTVLIGINPFEGLWGTFDDPTPQFQQMKEIVPAYRAEAWTNGLAALGIEDATLGAELGERFVEERKKAPFFYEDTFAVLDELKGKYELVLLTNGAPSLQNLKLEITPEIVPYFDHVIISGDFGKGKPDASIFEFVMEKAQVTKDEAIMVGDNLMTDILGSSRVGMRNVWINRESKPHNPEIVPTYEVTSLTEFLQLVKTL
- a CDS encoding DUF3006 domain-containing protein, whose protein sequence is MNYNKYTLDRFDGDYAIFLKRPEETEQLLIHYAEIPSELKEGDIVNILDDGFEYKIELLKEETENQKTRVNNLLQQLRNKE